The genomic region GTTTCGTGGCGTCGGGGGAAGAAACGAATCATTGACACACAAGCTTAGATTACAGATTTCCAATTGCAGTAAAGTTGGCACACACAAACCAAGAATACTTGCAATAAAAGTTGGCACACAAAAACCAGAAGAATTCAATTAAAGTTGCTCGAATCCAGAAACATACAAAAACATAATTTATTGAAACAGAAACGGACTAGGAGGCGGCAAAATGGATAAACTATGGAATTGATCAGGCATGAAGTCCTTGGAGGCACTCCAGCAGAGGCACAGTAATTCTGCCGTCGGCAATTGCGTCGAACACCTTCTGCACGCATTCTTGCGGTGTCTGCTCTGTTCTCGaactcatcaaacttatcttgagaCCATCTCGGACAAATTTATAGAAAGGGAGGAATTTGGAATCCTCGATAGGGGAATACATGTCAGGAACATAGCAATCCTTTTCGTACGCCAGCCTGGCCGCCGTTATAGCGCTTTCTAGGTTCACGCCCACAAGCCTCTGAAATTCTTTCATTTTTCCCACCAAGGTGTCGCTCTCCATGCCGTTTTTCTGGTGGAGACAGAGAATGGAATCGAAACATGACTGTCTGAGGGCTGAAACGAGGGGAAGCGAGGGGTCACATGGGGATTCCAGGTATGTGTAGACAGGGACTGCACGGGCCGCATTTAAGAGCTTTTCCTTTGTCTCGTTTGGGAGGCCGCACTCCTCTGCAATGATGGAAATGAGCTTCAGGACGGTTTGCAGGAGGATTTGTTCGAGTTGGCGAAGGTCGACTGCCTGACAGAGAGCTGTTAAGTGGGAGGCGAGCATGAGTTTTAAGATGTCGAGTGCTTCCTCTGTCTTGCGGGCAGAGATGAGGGCGAGAGAATTGATGTCCTGATTGTGCTGCTCGGCGCTGTGGACATGGGTGGTCACGGGATTTGCCAGGTACTGGAGCTCTGAGCTGTAGGCAGCCAAGGCGATGTCAAGGCCTTTGAAACCGTAGTCCACGCTCAAATCGGGGCCCAATGATAGATTGCCTGGTAGACCGTTGTTGTAGTGCTCGATCATCAGTTCTGTGAATTGGGCGAAGAGCAGCTTCCCTAGTCCGGCTACTGCAATTCGTACGTAGTCCATGTGGAAGCCGACTGCGCTGCCTTGAAAATTGGCCCCGTGGAGCGCCCTGTCGATGCGTCGGAATAAGATCACAACACAAATACAAGGCTTTATCTGGTTATTATGTAAGATTGCTCACAACAAGAAAACTTTCTTTCATACAATGGTTGATATTTCCACTTCTTTAAAATATgttcatttaattattatttttttctaaatggttataaatttgattttctttgataCTATAACTATCGAGTTGAATATGCTAATATTCTTGCTTGATATTGAGAATTATATAAAGGACTTAAGACTAAGATCATTACAAGGGATGGATGGATATTCTTGTTTGATAGTGAGAATTACAAGCCCTGagaagacaaaatgacattttgtCATGGAATATTCATCGATAATGAAGACATCATGAAAACCATAATGAGGACATCACGAAAACCAATAATTTAAGTACATTATTTGAAAAAACAAGACTGAACAAAACAACAAACTTTTGATAAAAAACAAATTACCAACTATTAGACTTTAATACCTATTTCTCGAAAGTTATATGTTTCTTGATACCCGTAGACTGCTGTTTTAGACTTTAATACCCTATTTTTAGAAAGGTATATGTTTCTTGAGACCCATAGACTGCTTTGAACCTGCAAATGTTACTAAAGTCGATCTTTCTTCATTCATACCATGTTAGATCTTCTAGTACCATTCAAACACTAACTTACTACTTCCTTAACCTGTTCAAATTTCAAGTCCAATTTTCAGGGTGAGCATCATACCGGTCATTAGCGTGGTCGATGATAGGATTATCATTAGCTGAGTTGATCTCAGTCTCCACAGTGACCGTGGCGGCTCTGATAGTTCGAACAAGGGGACCCAACCACTGCGGGCACGATCTCAGAGCATAGCGATCTTGCTTGGGTTTTTTCAACCCATCAATAGAATAATAAACCCGGGACAGCTCCTGGAAAGGACTCTTCCTCAGAAGCCACTCGAGCAAAGCCGCAGACTCAATCTGTCCCGGATGCGGCTTCACCTTATGGATCAACGGGTGCGCAAACTCCTCTCTACCAAAGATCACTTCACAAAACATTCCACACAGAGTCTCCACCAGAAGAAGCACCATATTAGCATCGTACACCAGAGTAGAAGCAAGGGCAGTGGCAAAGGAGGTGCCATTGACGAGCGCGAGGCCTTCCTTAGCTTGGAGGACAAAAGGCCGCAACCCAACTCTACGCAACGCTTCCGGGGCAGAGATCTCCTCTGCATCGTTGCCCGTTCGCACGACAACGCTGGGCTTCCCAATAAGAAGCCCAGCAATGTAGGCTAGTGGGATAAGGTCCCCGGATGCGCTAACAGAGCCTCGGAGGGGAACTTTGGGAGTAAAATTGTGGTTGAGGAGGAGTTGTAGGGCTTCCATGACAGCCCAACGGATGCCTGAGCAACCGTAGGTGAAGCTGTTGAGGCGGAGCAGCATGGCGCAACGCGTTGTAGCAGGGGACAGCCCATCTACAGACGAAGTGCAGACGTTTGTAAAGACTCCGGCGAGTAGGCATTGGATAAGGGACTCCTGCAGCTCGCTCAGCTGGTTGGTTCGCTTTGTGCAGCATGCGCCGAATCCGGTCGTTACGCCGTATATATCGGCGCCTTCCTCGGCCTTGCGCTGTACCCACGATGAGCACCTTTCCACCCGGGTTCTGCATTCCTCGGCATTTAAGGCCACCTTTACTTCGGCCCTCCGCGCTAGCGCTGCCGCATGCGCCACCGTGATATGATTTGTGCCGTCCAGAGTTATCCATTGGACTGCGTTGAACGTCTCGATGAGCGCCACAATCTCTGTTACATGAGAAGGCGAGTCCATTGAGAGATAACCCGAGGCAATTCACGAGAGAGAGAGAATTGGGGGAGTGACGCACAAATCAAATCTACGATGAATTCAATCACTCTTGATTGTTCTCTGACAGACCTCCTCTCGCTGTATATTTATCAGTGAGTCGCACCAATCATGTGTCGATACGTGGTCATCTTATCGAGCTGATTTGACTAGCTCAATAATTAACCCTTGTCTACGCTAGTGACAATAGTGAATAGTGCACCTGTCTCTTGCTCATTATTTGGCGGTGGTAAGAATGGGTAATGCACTGCAGGGTAATGATTAATGCCAAGAACATATAGTTGGGTGGGAAACACCAATGTCAGTGGTGGGTTTATCAATGGAGATCTCAAAATGCAAACAGGAAAATAATGAGGGTGGGAATAGAAAGAAACAAGAAATTATTTCTCATGCTAAAATACTAACATCGTAATTTTATATAGGGGAGAGGGAGCAGTAGTTGTTAGGGCTAACTTTGTCAATATGTAGTCATTacatggaatatcgtaagacctTCGTTTTTTTAAGAAATAatatggacacttaactatctacaactaaggtttgaaggcgtgactcATCATGCAAGTCGTCAAAATAACACGTCTAGTGCGAAGGGTCAAAAAAATGGTTTTTTAAAGattcgaccaaaacttaatctaaaaatccctaattgttgaataaaaaaatatcatttgtaattatataatattgtatttttatgtaaaatataacttatatgaaacttaaatggaccaaatacctattagtaatcataaatgtgtgttatctctaacttttatatccaacactaaagaaccaatagttgaacacaaaaacaacatattatgatataaaataaaaCTCACATGAACATAaagggaccaattgttgaacacttaaatctttggacaatccctcacatttcatggagaaaaacaaggtatttattgtgatcaccttttatatttgtgataggacAAATTACTAATATGAAATAGTCCAATGCATATACATCGCTACCCCAACAGTTTTAcacataaaaataatatttttacgcTATGATAACACTAGTTGTTTAAGTgagtatcttattttataaatgacacatatatagtggatagctatgatattttatttgaaacaaaaaatgatctaTTTCACTTGTCAATTAATGTATTTATgtcttttttatataacatttatgggttctcttatgttcaagtattggtccattttgatcaacatttggtaatttttttttttacatgtggattgtttatttacattatattgtataaatatgtggcaagactGGATATTATATGCACAATTGCTATAACAACTATTGGACCCCgtacaactactggtccctctcccctagcTTAAAcatgatcaatgttttcatttatGGGTCAAATTCAATCCTTGTGTTTTTGACAAACGAGATCCTCCTCCATGGGGTTGCTTAGCCAAAAGTGACTTGTTGGATTAGGTGTATGCTTACTCAAATTGTTGTAGTCAATGATATGGAGGCGGAGATGTTGACACCTATGTTTTTTGACTTGTTTTCATTAATAATAATATGAT from Cryptomeria japonica chromosome 3, Sugi_1.0, whole genome shotgun sequence harbors:
- the LOC131067797 gene encoding phenylalanine aminomutase (L-beta-phenylalanine forming); protein product: MDSPSHVTEIVALIETFNAVQWITLDGTNHITVAHAAALARRAEVKVALNAEECRTRVERCSSWVQRKAEEGADIYGVTTGFGACCTKRTNQLSELQESLIQCLLAGVFTNVCTSSVDGLSPATTRCAMLLRLNSFTYGCSGIRWAVMEALQLLLNHNFTPKVPLRGSVSASGDLIPLAYIAGLLIGKPSVVVRTGNDAEEISAPEALRRVGLRPFVLQAKEGLALVNGTSFATALASTLVYDANMVLLLVETLCGMFCEVIFGREEFAHPLIHKVKPHPGQIESAALLEWLLRKSPFQELSRVYYSIDGLKKPKQDRYALRSCPQWLGPLVRTIRAATVTVETEINSANDNPIIDHANDRALHGANFQGSAVGFHMDYVRIAVAGLGKLLFAQFTELMIEHYNNGLPGNLSLGPDLSVDYGFKGLDIALAAYSSELQYLANPVTTHVHSAEQHNQDINSLALISARKTEEALDILKLMLASHLTALCQAVDLRQLEQILLQTVLKLISIIAEECGLPNETKEKLLNAARAVPVYTYLESPCDPSLPLVSALRQSCFDSILCLHQKNGMESDTLVGKMKEFQRLVGVNLESAITAARLAYEKDCYVPDMYSPIEDSKFLPFYKFVRDGLKISLMSSRTEQTPQECVQKVFDAIADGRITVPLLECLQGLHA